The window CAAATCCAAGAACTCCTCGTCCATGGTTTAATTACATCTGGAATGAAGAATATGGCGGATTAATTTCGCACACTGGCGGCGGATTTAGTTTCTTAATAAGTCCAAGAGATAATCGATTAACAAGAATGCGTTATAATTGTCTTCCGTGGGATAGACCTGGACGATATGTGATTATCAAAGACAAAGAAACAAATGAATACTGGTCGCTCAGTTGGGCACCAACAATTGATAGAGATTATGACAAATATGAATGCCATCATGGTCAGGGTTATACAAAGATCATAACTGAAATTGAAGGTATCAGAGGTGAAATAACTTATTTTGTTCCACAGGATACTAATGCTGAAATCTGGCGAGTGAAATTAACAAACCTTAAAAAGAAAGTTCGCAATCTCGAAATTTATTCCTTCGTCGAGCTTCTAATGGGCAATGCATTAAACGATCTAATTAATCAACCAAACGATAAACACTTTACTGAAATTTATTTCGACAAAAAACATTCAGCTCTTGTTGCAACTCGTCGTTACTGGGTTTTGAATAGACGAGTTTCTGTTGAACAGCCGAATTTAGATTGGAAATATCGAATCGTATTTACAACCACTTTACCTGTGTCCGGATTTGACAGCAGTTTGGATGCATTCATTGGACGCTGGCGTTCCGAGGCAAATCCCGAGGCAATTGAAAAAAGCAAAATGAACAATACTGAAATAACCGCTGGCGATCCTGTAGCAGCACTTCAATCTAAAATAAAATTAAAAGCACTGGAAGAAATTGAATTTGCTGTAATAATGGGCGTCGCTCCTAAGTCAGAAGATCCGTTTGAACATTTGAAAATCAGTCAATTAAAAAATCTAAATGTGATCGATGAAAAATTTAATCAATTAAAAAATTACTGGGATGAATATCTATCAGCAATTAAAGTCAAAACTCCAGAAGAAAAGTTTAATTTAATGTTGAATGTATGGAATCCATATCAAGCTGCTGTTACTTTTGATATGGCAAGAAATGCTGGTTACTATCATGGCGGACTTTTGTTTGGAACTGGTATGCGAGATCAATTTCAAGACATCTTAGGAATGGTTATTACTCATCCCGAAAGAGTACGAAAACGAATTCTTCAAGCTTTAAGATTTCAATTCAGTGATGGTTCTACTTTACACAATTTCTTCAAGCTTACCGATTGGGGAGAAAAGACCAATCACTCAGATACACCACTCTGGATTCCATTTGGAATTGTTGAATACTTAAACGAAACCGGCGATCTTTCTATTCTTGATGAAATTGTTCCTTATTACGATAAAGGTGAAGCAAATGTCTATGAACATATGGTCAATGCAATTGATTATTGTATATCTCAAACAACGCCGAGAGGTTTGCCAAAAATAATGAATGGTGATTGGAACGATACCTTAGATAAAGTTGGACCAGAAGGAAAAGGCGAAACCATCTGGGGTGCTTTCTTCCTCGCTTACGTAATTCGCAAAACTTTTGAGTTGCTTGAATTTCGTAATGACAAAAAAACTCTCGAAAGATGGAAAAAAGTCTATAACAATATTGGAAAAGTTGTAAATGAAATAGCCTGGGATGGTGATTGGTATATCCGTGCATTTAAAGATAATGGTGAACCAATAGGAACTCATAAAGCTGAACAGGGAAAGATCTTTATAAACTCTCAGAGCTGGTCAATTATTTCAGGATTGGCAACAAAAGAAAGAGCTAATCGTTGCATTAAATCAGTGAAAAAATATTTATTGCGGGAAAATGGCGTCCAAATTGTTGCACCCGCATATCGTAAAGTTGAAGAGGATGTTGGTCTGATAAGCAGATGCGTTCCCGGTAAAAAAGA is drawn from Ignavibacteria bacterium and contains these coding sequences:
- a CDS encoding glycosyl transferase family 36 is translated as MFKNKYGYFTKDFREFVITNPRTPRPWFNYIWNEEYGGLISHTGGGFSFLISPRDNRLTRMRYNCLPWDRPGRYVIIKDKETNEYWSLSWAPTIDRDYDKYECHHGQGYTKIITEIEGIRGEITYFVPQDTNAEIWRVKLTNLKKKVRNLEIYSFVELLMGNALNDLINQPNDKHFTEIYFDKKHSALVATRRYWVLNRRVSVEQPNLDWKYRIVFTTTLPVSGFDSSLDAFIGRWRSEANPEAIEKSKMNNTEITAGDPVAALQSKIKLKALEEIEFAVIMGVAPKSEDPFEHLKISQLKNLNVIDEKFNQLKNYWDEYLSAIKVKTPEEKFNLMLNVWNPYQAAVTFDMARNAGYYHGGLLFGTGMRDQFQDILGMVITHPERVRKRILQALRFQFSDGSTLHNFFKLTDWGEKTNHSDTPLWIPFGIVEYLNETGDLSILDEIVPYYDKGEANVYEHMVNAIDYCISQTTPRGLPKIMNGDWNDTLDKVGPEGKGETIWGAFFLAYVIRKTFELLEFRNDKKTLERWKKVYNNIGKVVNEIAWDGDWYIRAFKDNGEPIGTHKAEQGKIFINSQSWSIISGLATKERANRCIKSVKKYLLRENGVQIVAPAYRKVEEDVGLISRCVPGKKENGAIFNHASSWFVLAAILNGEVDLAFDVYMRMNPLNSSNRIDRYEVEPYIYAEYVTSPEHETEGQASHSWLTGTAVWMLRIGLDHILGFKTSLKGITIDPHIPSRWKEFTAERKFRGKIIRLQVVNPDGKTTGIRKMMINNEPVKDNFIDVTKYPNHKIDVWVMI